TGCTCGATGGCGGACATGGCCGACTACGAGCAGACGGTCGAGTGTTGGGAGCAGTTGGAGGAAGTGCTGGGAAGGGGCCAAGGGGCTAAGGGGCCAAGTGACAAGGCAACAGAGTTAGGGGCACGGTACTCGACCCCCCGGCCCCTCGACCCCTCGGCCCCTTCTGCCTACCGCGTCATCCCCATCTGCTATATGAACTCCAGCGCCGCGATCAAGGCCTTCTGCGGGATGCACGGCGGCGCGGTGTGTACCTCGTCCAACTGCGACGCGATCTTCGACTGGGCCTTGGCCGGGGGCGACACCCCGCTCGAAGACGGCGAGCAGGTGAAGATTCTGTTCCTGCCCGACCAGCACCTGGGCCGCAACACCGGCGCGGCCGCGGGGTTTGATCCCGTCACGCAGATGTGCCTGTGGGACCCCAAGAAAGACCTCGGCGGCAACGACGAGCAGCAGATTTTGGACAGCACGTTCATCCTGTGGAAGGGCCACTGCTCGGTGCACAAGCTGTTCCGCCCGGAGCATGTGGATGAGGCCCGTGCCGAGTGGCCTGATGTGACGGTGATCGCGCACCCCGAGTGCTGCTACGAGCTTTGTCAGAAGGCCGACATGACCGGCAGCACCGAGGGCATTATCCAGGCCATCGAGTCCGCCGAGCCCGGAACGAGGTGGGCGATCGCGACGGAGGTGCACCTGGTGAATCGCCTCGTGAACGAAGCGAAGACGCGCGGCGTCGAGGCCCGCATCCTGTCGCAGTGCCAGTGCCTGTGTACGACGATGTACCGCATCGACCGCCCGCACATGCTCTGGCTGATGGACAACCTGGTGGAGGGTAAAGTCCTCAACCAGATCAGCGTCCACCCCGAGGCCAAGAAGCACGCGCTGGTCGCGCTCAACCGCATGCTCGATATCACCGCGAAGGCAAAGGTCAACGCGGTGAAAACGATCGACCGCGAAGCGACGGCGTAGGGCTACTACCTTTGTACTGAAGCCGCGTTGCTACGCAACGCCGCGGCTATTGGGTTGGTGTTTCAACGAACGCACAATGCGCTACTCGTCGTCCGCTTCCACGGCCACCAAGTTCTCATCGAAGAACGCGATAAGTTGTTCGATCATCTGTGGGGTTTGGAAGTGCCAGCTTCCGTGGCCGCCGCCTTCGACGACGACGAGTTCGTGCTCGACGCCGGCGTCATCGAGGGCTTCGGCGAAGTACTCGCTCTGGGCGAGGGGGACCAGCGGGTCGCGGGTGCCGTGGGCGATCATCACGGGCGGGTCTTCGGCGTCGAGGTACGTCACGGGGTCGGCGGCGTCGGCGAGGTCGGGGCGCTTACGCGGGTCCGCGCCCAGCAGGATCGCGATCGGGGAGTGCTCGGCCAGGCCGCTTTCCTCGGGGATTTCGGCGCTGAGCGCTTCGAGGTCGGTCGGGCCAAAGAGGTCGTAGACCGCGTGGACTTCGCTGGAGGTGTCGAGGTGTTCGCCCAGTTCGCCTTCGGTCTCGGGGTCGTTGCCGGTCGTGCCCAGGAGTGCGGCGAGGTGGCCGCCGGCCGAGGCACCGATGACGCCGATGCGGTCGGCGTTGTAGCCGTAGGCCTCGGCGTTGGCGCGGAGGAATCGGACGGCGGCCTTGCAGTCGTGGAGCTGGGCGGGGTACTGCGCGACGTTGGAGAAGCGGTAGCTGACGCTGGCGACGGCGAAGCCGTGGTCGGTGAGGAACGCCATCGGGCAGGGCCAGCGGTTGCCCATCATCCATGCCCCGCCGTGGACCCAGACGACAAGCTTGGGCGGCTCGGCGTCCTCGGCCGCGTCGTCGCTGACGGGCGGGCGGTAGAGGTCGAGCTTCATCTCCGCGCCGTCGTCGAGCGTGGCGTAGACGATATGCCGATCGGTCTGCGGGCGGTTTTGCCGGCCCTGCGCGAGGCTCGGCAGGGAACAGGCGAGGGCGAGCAGGGCGGCGAGGAGCGTGCGTTTCATAGGTCGTCTCGGGGAGTGTGTGTCCTCCATGCTACCGCGACCACCGCCCGAGGTGGCATTAAAAGCGCGGCATGGCCCTAAGCCGAAGCCTGAGTCCGCGAAGGCCCGGAGGTGCTCTACGAGCACGGCCGACCGCTCCGAGCTGCGGGTCGACCGTGGCACGGATCGACACCGCGAAAGAAAAACCCGCCACACCTATGCGTGGCGGGTTTGTATGCGTGAGTTTGGCGGTCCATCCGACGGCGTTGCCGCTCGCGGGGCTCGCGTCAAAGCCGTGTGCTTTGAGCGGCGGACGGTCTTACTTGCAGTCGCCGGTCTTGACCATCTCGTAGTACTCGCTGACCTTGGCCCAGTTGATGACGCCGAAGAAGGCGTCGATATAGTCGGGTCGGCGGTTCTGGTAGTTGAGGTAGTAGGCGTGTTCCCAGACGTCGAGGCCGAGGATAGGGCAGCAGCCGCTGCAGCCGTCGAAGGGCATGACGGGGTTGTCCTGATTGGGGGTGGAGCAGACGCAGAGCTTGCCGTCCTTGACGCCCAGCCAGGCCCAGCCCGAGCCGAAGCGGGTCGCGGCGGCGTTGGCAAACTCCTTCTTGAAGCCGTCCATCCCGCCCAGGTCCTTGTCGATCGCCGCGGCGAGCTCGGCCGAGGGTTCGCCGCCCTGGCCTGCGGGGGCGAGGATCGACCAGAAGAGCTGGTGGTTGGCGTGTCCGCCGCCGTTGTTGCGGACGGCCCCGCGCTTGTCCTCGGGGATCTTGTCCAGGTTCGCGCACAGCTCCCAGACGCAGTCGGGGGTGTCGAGCCCTTCCACGGCCGCGTTCAGCTTGCTGACATAGCCCGCGTGGTGCTTGCCGTGATGGATCTCCATCGTCTTGGCGTCGATGGCGGGTTCGAGTGCATCTTTTGCATAGGGCAGGTCGGGGAGGGTGTAAGCCATGGTCGGCTCCTTATAAAGCTCTGCGAGAAAGAGGATTAGCCAGAACATCAGCCCCGCGTCGTGCGTGCCGCTGGCGTTTCGATGGTCGAGTGTAGGCCTGCTCCGGGTGGCGGTCAATCGCTGTTTTTGGTCTGAAAAAGCGTGCGATTCAGGTGAAGACCTGATATTCGGCACCACTTTTCCGCCATAGGGGCCTGTTTCAGGTGCGCGCCTTATTTTGAGCAATTCTAAACAAAGTTGAAACTAAGTCGCGGCTTGGAGCGTTATTAAGGGTAGAAAGGGAGTGGCGAATCGCCTGCATCCAGCGAGCCGAACGCCACGAAATGCCCAGGGGGGCTGATCAGGGGACCGCAGGGGACTTTAGAAAGGAACGAGCATCATGAAGAATCTCACACCCAAGAATTCGCCGCTGGCCCGCGTGGCCGAACGCAAGGGGCTGTCGGTGTCCGACGCCCGCCGGCAGCTCTCGCCGCAGGACGCGGCCGACCTCAAGCGGGTCCTTGAAGAGAAGTACGAGTACACCGCCGCCGAGGTCTTCGCGCTGCCCGAGAAGCAGGCGATGAAGGAAATCTTCGACGACGCGCCGGAGATCCCGGTGCCCGACGTGTCGTGGTACCACCCGGTGATGGACTCGGGCAAGAAGCCCGCCGCGACGCCGCGTAAGCTCGGCAGCGTGGTCCTCACCGCGGCGCAGGAGCGGGCGCTGTTCGTGCAGTACAACTACTGCCGCTTCCGCGTCTGCGCCATCCGCGACGAGCTCAAGGACATGTCGGCGATCGACCTCGACCTGGCCGAGCAGCTTTTGCACTGGTACCACCGGGCCGAGGCCTACCGCGACCAGATCGCGCAGACCAACCTCGCGCTGGTGCTGGCGATGGCCAAGCGCACCCGCATGAGCGACCTCGACTTCGGCGATATGGTCAGCGAGGGGAACATGGCCCTGCTCCGCGCGATCGACAAATTCGACGCCGGCCGCGGCTTCAAATTTTCGACCTACGGCTGCCGTGCCATCCTCAAGGCCTTCAGCCGTGCCGGCATGAAGCTCAGCAAGTACCGCTCGGTCTTCCCCACGGGCTACGACCCGGAGTTCGAGAAGTCGAACTACCAGGAGACCAAGAACGCCGAGCACGAAGAAGACTGCGCCGACGAGGTCAAGCGGATCGTCGAGACCAACCAGGCCGACCTCTCCGAGATCGAGCAGCGCGTGATCCGCCACCGGTTCAACTTGATCGCGCCCGACATCGTCAACGACCCGCCGGCCCCCGTGCTGCGGACCGATGGCAAGCCGCTCACGCTCCAGCAGGTCGGCACGATCATCGGTGTGACGAAGGAACGTGTCCGGCAGATCCAGAAACGCGCGATGGAAAAAATCCGTGGGCAGCTTGAAACGCGCTACCTGACGTAGACGTCAGGCCACTACAGGGACCGCAACCCCCGCCCGCCCGGCGGGTAGTGCCCAACCACAGTCCTCCTAAGACAGGCCGTGCCCGGTTCGCTGGGCGCGGTTTGTTTTTAGTGATCCGGGGAACTAGATCACGCAGCTTCATTGTTTAGCCGTCGCCCAAAAGGCGGCGCGTCGTGTTGCCGGTAACGCCACGCGCCGCCCGTTGGGCGACGGCTAAACGTCCTGTTGTGTTGGCATATTCTGCGGCCGCCTACGCGCTGCGCCGTCTGCGTATCAGCACCAGCGCCCCGACCGCCGCGAGCGCGCCGGTGCCCGGCTCGGGGACGCCGTCGAGCACGAACGCGAACTGCCAGTTGCCCGATTCCCAGCTGTCGGCGTCGTCGTCGCGCCGCCAGGACTCGCCCTCGCAGCCGTCCTCGCACGAGGCGGACCAGAACCAATTGTCGCCGGCAGTGGCCTCGACGATGGAGATCACGTAGTCGCCGGGGGCCAAGTTGATCGCGGCGAAGTCGGCGTTGTACTCCAGCACGTCCGACCCGCCTCCGCCGAAGCCGGTGGGTGTGCCGGCGACGGTGCCCAGGTCGATGTTGTGGAGCGGCGCGTTGTTGGGCGTGCCCGCGTTGCTGAAGATGCGCATCTCGAATTGCTGCTCATCGCCCACGCCCCACCACCGGACCGAGTCGATCGAGGCGTTCGATGCGAGGTCGAAGTCGTCGCCGACCTGGTTGAACGCGTCGCGCTCCGAGAGGACGTTGGTCCCGAACCCGCCTGACGGGTCGCCGTTGTCGAAGACCTGTGCGTGGGTGCCGCCCGCGGGGGTCAGGCAAGCGCATGCCGTCACGAGAGTGTAAGTCTGGCGAAACTTTGGGTACGTCTTCATATCGATTCTCCTGGGGTGCCGGATCGGGCGGTGAGTGTGAAATGAGCGATATGCAATGTAAGCCCACCCCTGCCGTGGGGCAAGGATTTCCCGGCACGGCCGAGAGAATGCCGCGCTACTCCCGCACCGCGGTCGACTGGGTCTGCTCGCTCAGCATTCGAACCACTTCACGGACCTCCGCTTCGTGCGTCCACGGGATAAAGTGGTCGGCCTCGTCCAGCGGGACCAAACGGACGCTCGCGGCATTGGGTAGGTGGGCTTCGAGGTACGCCGTATTGGCGAACGGGACCAGTTCATCCCTGCGGCCATGCACCGCGACGACCGGGCAGGCCACTTGGTCGAGCACCCCGGCAAGCCGCTCGCACTGCTCCCGGGCGGCGAAGACCTCGGTGTTAGACCGCTGGATCGGGTCGCCCAGGAAGAAGCCGAGGAACGGAAACTCGAGCGCGTAGTTGAACCACTTGAGGTCTTCGAGTTGCGGGTCGACCTACCCTGCAAGGACGACAACGCCCGCGACCCGGTCGGGGTAGTCTGCGGCGAGGCGCAGCGCGATCGGGCCGCCCAGCGAGTGGCCGACGATCAGCGTCCCGGCCCCGCCGCGTTCGACGAGCAGCGGCGCAAGCTCGACGGCCTGCTGCTCGAAACTCACCAGCGCGCCGTGTTTGTCTGGCCCGGCCTCGGAGCGCCCAAACCCGACCCGGTCCGCCGCGACCGATTCACGCCCCGGCAACGGGTCGAGCAGGTACGCCTCGTAGTCGCTGGCCGAGCCCGGCGTGCCGTGGAGGTAGAGGATGCGCGGCGCGTCCGGGTCGCCCGCCCGGTACCAAGCGACCTTCCAGCCGCTGCCTTCTGTCATCGCGGGCTCGGGCGTGATCCCCGTTGTGCCCCCGCTCGTCATCGGCTTGCCGAAGCCGAGGCTACAGCCGGCACACAGAAAGGCGAAAAGACAAGCGAGCACGGCGCGGAGAAGTCGCTGCATGGCGAGATTGTAGGCGTCCCCCTGAATAAAAACGGCACACGGTTTTCGCCGTGTGCCGTTTGCGAAGCCCGTGTGTCATGCGCCGCCTACTGCGCTGGCACGATGCGGATGCGGACGGTGAACTTGCCGGGGAACTGCTGCCGGCCCCAGTTGGGCTGGAGCGCGAACGACAGGTAGAACGTGCCCGACCGGTCGGCGGTGAAGGTGTGGCTTGAGCCCACGAGGATGTCGTTGCCGCTGTCGCCGACCCGGCCGACGAGTGCGCCCATCATGATGTTGCCGGCGTAGTTGCCGCACTGGGCGCAGCCGTCGGGCGTCGCCACCGCGCCGTTACCCCAGGGCGTCATGGTGATGTTGCCCTCGGCCCGGATGATGACGCGGTCGCCGCGCTGCAGGCGGATGCCCGTGTTCTTCTCGGCGACGCGGGTCATGTCCGTCGCGCTGACCTCGACCGTCCGGCGGACTTCGGGGACCGCGCTGGTGACGATGCCCGCCGACTCGATATCGCCGAGGTTGACGGTGAGCATGCCGAACTTGGACTCGATCTCGAAGGTGGGGATCGCGATCGACCCGGCGATGGTGAAGCCGTCGGTGACGACCTGGTCGAGCCGGGCGAGCGACGGGCCTTCATCGCCATCGTCGAAGGCCATCGGGTCGTCCTGCATGCCGAAGAGCTCTTCGAGGACGGTGGCGATGCGGAGCTTGCGTTCATCGTCCGGGTCGTCGGCGTACTGCTGGAGCTCGTCGATGAGGCCCGGGCCAAAGGAGATCAGCTCGGCCTGGGCGCGGTCGCGGTGCGCGGCATTGGACGAGGCGAGCTGCTCGATCAGCGTGTCGATGCGCTGGGCGAGGACGGGGTGGGCATTGAGCCCAGGCGCGAAGCTCTTGATCGAGTCGATGGGCACGACCAGCCGACCAAACTCGGTATCGACCGGCAGCGCGTCGATGGCGAGCGTGCCCGTCAGGATCGAGCCGTCCATCAGGTGGAACCGCATCGTGCCCTCGGGCAATTCCTCGGCGCCGGCGGAGGCGGGGGGCGCTTCTTCGTCCGGATTTTCTGCGGCGGCCTCGTCCACGCCTTCCTCGGTCGCCGAGTCCACGGCCTGGGCCACGTCTTCGACCGCGTCCTGCACAGCGAGTTCGGCGACCAATGGCTGGACGAGCTCATCCCCCACCGGCTGCGCGAACGCGGGGATGGCGGCAGCGATCGTCAGGATCAATAACAAACTCAGGATTCGTTGCATGGCTGTTCTCGTTTCTCGTTTCAGGTCGCGGGTACTTCGGGTCGTTTGGATCTATCAGCCGGTGTCGTCGTTTAGCCGTCGCCTAACGGGCGGCGCGTTGGCCTTCCAACAGCGAAACGACGCGCCGCGCGTTGGGCGACGGCTAAACGAATCGGTACGTTTGTTTGTTTTCGAGCATGGTCTGGACTCTATTCGCCATTTTCCGTGCCATACACCGTAACACCGTGGGGCCCGACGACGGCGACGCCGTAGTTCAGCAGCAGCGTCGGGCTGCCGTCCGACCCGGCGGGGATGTCGTCGCGGTAGCCATCGACCTTGCCCGTGGTCAAGTCGATCCGGCACATGCGGCGCGGCCCGGCGATCAGCGCGTGCGTGTCGGTGAACGACGGGGCCTGCCCCGCTTCGCCGTGGTGGTCGGTCCACCAGACACGCTCGCCGGTCTTCAGGTCGATCGCGACCAGCTCATCGCCCAGCAGGTAGGCGTGTCGGCTGTCGGTATGGATAAGCGTCGACTCGCTGTCGACCGCGACCGACCACAGCCGGGCCGCGTCGCGTTCACGGATCGCGTTGAGCCGATCGTCGCGCGTGTCTTTGCTCAGCACGACGCCGTCCTGGATCGCAACATCGCCCGGCTGCCCGGTCAGCATCGGCATGCCCCGGCCACGCCCCCGGCCCCAGACGTTCTGCAGGATGCGGTAGCTCATCGCCCAGACGATCTCCTGGCGGATCGGGTCGACCGCGATCAGCGCGCCGTCGTTGGTCAGCACCATGACGTTGCGCTCGCCCACCGCGATGCGCGGCGCGAGGCCCATCGGCTGGCCCCAGTTCGGGTCGATCGGCGGCTGGCCCAAGTCGACCGACCACCCGACACTCCCGTCGCGCAGCCCGGCCGCGACCAGGTGCATCCGGTTGTTGCCGGTGCGATCAATCACGACCGCATAGACCGTCCCGTCGCGCACGGCGGGCTCGCTGATGATGCTGGCGTTGGGGTGTTCGCGGGCCGTCTGCATCGAGTTCCAAAGCATCTCGCCCGTGGCCTTGTCGTGGACACGCAGACGGACGACGTCCAGCCGTGCAGGGTCGTGCGCGGTGACGACGAGGGTGTCGCCTTGGGTATCGAGCGACTGGTAGTAGCCCTGGGCGATGCTGTGCGCCTGCTGTGTGATGCGCTGGGCCATGTCCTCGGCGTTGCCGTTTGTCCAGAGCGTCTCGCCGGTGTCGGGCTGGACTGCGGTGAGCTGCCCGAGCGCCAGGGTGTAGAGCCGGCCATCGGCGGCGACGGCGCTGGCGCGGGTGACTTCGACGCCCGTCATGCCGGTATTGCGCTGGGCGATCGCCTGGCTGATCAGCGCGGCGGTGCGTTCTTCGACGAGTGTGAATTGAGCCGACGGGTAGTCGCCGCGTGGGAATGGCAGGGCGTTATCGTGGGCGTCGGGGTTGTCGTGGGCGTCGGGGCGATCCAGTGCGAGCCGGTCGATGACGGCGTTGAGTGGCTCGTCTTGCCCGCCCAGCTGGATCACGGCGTCGCCCCGACGGAAGGCCGCGTAGCCTGCGAGCTCATCGAACGCAGTCCATTCCCCGGCACGCGCCAGCGCGTGCAACCGTTTCGCCAACAGCAGCGCATCATCCGGGTCGCCTGCTTCGTGCTCCGCCGCAAGCGTGTACGACCGCGCGG
The sequence above is a segment of the Phycisphaeraceae bacterium D3-23 genome. Coding sequences within it:
- a CDS encoding quinolinate synthase, translated to MLWQPAIPDEYTQLNDEQLDARIAARKQELGSDLVILGHHYQQDDVIAFADFTGDSFKLSQLAAEQVKKNNAKYVIFAGVHFMAETADILTDDGVAVLLPDLGAGCSMADMADYEQTVECWEQLEEVLGRGQGAKGPSDKATELGARYSTPRPLDPSAPSAYRVIPICYMNSSAAIKAFCGMHGGAVCTSSNCDAIFDWALAGGDTPLEDGEQVKILFLPDQHLGRNTGAAAGFDPVTQMCLWDPKKDLGGNDEQQILDSTFILWKGHCSVHKLFRPEHVDEARAEWPDVTVIAHPECCYELCQKADMTGSTEGIIQAIESAEPGTRWAIATEVHLVNRLVNEAKTRGVEARILSQCQCLCTTMYRIDRPHMLWLMDNLVEGKVLNQISVHPEAKKHALVALNRMLDITAKAKVNAVKTIDREATA
- a CDS encoding alpha/beta hydrolase; the encoded protein is MKRTLLAALLALACSLPSLAQGRQNRPQTDRHIVYATLDDGAEMKLDLYRPPVSDDAAEDAEPPKLVVWVHGGAWMMGNRWPCPMAFLTDHGFAVASVSYRFSNVAQYPAQLHDCKAAVRFLRANAEAYGYNADRIGVIGASAGGHLAALLGTTGNDPETEGELGEHLDTSSEVHAVYDLFGPTDLEALSAEIPEESGLAEHSPIAILLGADPRKRPDLADAADPVTYLDAEDPPVMIAHGTRDPLVPLAQSEYFAEALDDAGVEHELVVVEGGGHGSWHFQTPQMIEQLIAFFDENLVAVEADDE
- a CDS encoding superoxide dismutase, whose amino-acid sequence is MAYTLPDLPYAKDALEPAIDAKTMEIHHGKHHAGYVSKLNAAVEGLDTPDCVWELCANLDKIPEDKRGAVRNNGGGHANHQLFWSILAPAGQGGEPSAELAAAIDKDLGGMDGFKKEFANAAATRFGSGWAWLGVKDGKLCVCSTPNQDNPVMPFDGCSGCCPILGLDVWEHAYYLNYQNRRPDYIDAFFGVINWAKVSEYYEMVKTGDCK
- a CDS encoding sigma-70 family RNA polymerase sigma factor, with the protein product MKNLTPKNSPLARVAERKGLSVSDARRQLSPQDAADLKRVLEEKYEYTAAEVFALPEKQAMKEIFDDAPEIPVPDVSWYHPVMDSGKKPAATPRKLGSVVLTAAQERALFVQYNYCRFRVCAIRDELKDMSAIDLDLAEQLLHWYHRAEAYRDQIAQTNLALVLAMAKRTRMSDLDFGDMVSEGNMALLRAIDKFDAGRGFKFSTYGCRAILKAFSRAGMKLSKYRSVFPTGYDPEFEKSNYQETKNAEHEEDCADEVKRIVETNQADLSEIEQRVIRHRFNLIAPDIVNDPPAPVLRTDGKPLTLQQVGTIIGVTKERVRQIQKRAMEKIRGQLETRYLT
- a CDS encoding PEP-CTERM sorting domain-containing protein, whose amino-acid sequence is MKTYPKFRQTYTLVTACACLTPAGGTHAQVFDNGDPSGGFGTNVLSERDAFNQVGDDFDLASNASIDSVRWWGVGDEQQFEMRIFSNAGTPNNAPLHNIDLGTVAGTPTGFGGGGSDVLEYNADFAAINLAPGDYVISIVEATAGDNWFWSASCEDGCEGESWRRDDDADSWESGNWQFAFVLDGVPEPGTGALAAVGALVLIRRRRSA
- a CDS encoding alpha/beta hydrolase — its product is MLDQVACPVVAVHGRRDELVPFANTAYLEAHLPNAASVRLVPLDEADHFIPWTHEAEVREVVRMLSEQTQSTAVRE
- a CDS encoding alpha/beta hydrolase, which produces MQRLLRAVLACLFAFLCAGCSLGFGKPMTSGGTTGITPEPAMTEGSGWKVAWYRAGDPDAPRILYLHGTPGSASDYEAYLLDPLPGRESVAADRVGFGRSEAGPDKHGALVSFEQQAVELAPLLVERGGAGTLIVGHSLGGPIALRLAADYPDRVAGVVVLAG
- a CDS encoding PQQ-binding-like beta-propeller repeat protein; the protein is MSTRIAIGLLAGAAVLSAMPAIGAREIRGQIMIEDWGGPMGEAYDDTRAEGFSVAAGTTDLADTEVPALFAAMDEGDWLKAIRLLESLSETENDALIRDPSGMLRPLSTLQSHVIAELPEEGRRTFRMMYDPIAEKDLADALALADPGAQLVALTGLIDDYALCESATLAADRLGDLHYERGQFAQAARSYTLAAEHEAGDPDDALLLAKRLHALARAGEWTAFDELAGYAAFRRGDAVIQLGGQDEPLNAVIDRLALDRPDAHDNPDAHDNALPFPRGDYPSAQFTLVEERTAALISQAIAQRNTGMTGVEVTRASAVAADGRLYTLALGQLTAVQPDTGETLWTNGNAEDMAQRITQQAHSIAQGYYQSLDTQGDTLVVTAHDPARLDVVRLRVHDKATGEMLWNSMQTAREHPNASIISEPAVRDGTVYAVVIDRTGNNRMHLVAAGLRDGSVGWSVDLGQPPIDPNWGQPMGLAPRIAVGERNVMVLTNDGALIAVDPIRQEIVWAMSYRILQNVWGRGRGRGMPMLTGQPGDVAIQDGVVLSKDTRDDRLNAIRERDAARLWSVAVDSESTLIHTDSRHAYLLGDELVAIDLKTGERVWWTDHHGEAGQAPSFTDTHALIAGPRRMCRIDLTTGKVDGYRDDIPAGSDGSPTLLLNYGVAVVGPHGVTVYGTENGE